In a single window of the Mus musculus strain C57BL/6J chromosome 6, GRCm38.p6 C57BL/6J genome:
- the Jagn1 gene encoding protein jagunal homolog 1 isoform 3 (isoform 3 is encoded by transcript variant 3), producing MASRAGPRAAGTDGSDFQHRERVAMHYQMRYECDPQVRNQEADLRASRHMAAVGGQDERGTPEALVT from the exons ATGGCGTCTCGGGCAGGCCCGCGAGCGGCCGGCACCGACGGCAGCGACTTTCAGCACCGGGAGCGCGTCGCCATGCACTACCAGATGAGGTACGAG TGTGACCCTCAAGTACGAAATCAAGAAGCTGATCTACGTGCATCTCGTCATATGGCTGCTGTTGGTGGCCAAGATGAGCGTGGGACACCTGAGGCTCTTGTCACATGA
- the Jagn1 gene encoding protein jagunal homolog 1 isoform 1 (isoform 1 is encoded by transcript variant 1), producing MASRAGPRAAGTDGSDFQHRERVAMHYQMSVTLKYEIKKLIYVHLVIWLLLVAKMSVGHLRLLSHDQVAMPYQWEYPYLLSIVPSVLGLLSFPRNNISYLVLSMISMGLFSIAPLIYGSMEMFPAAQQLYRHGKAYRFLFGFSAVSVMYLVLVLAVQVHAWQLYYSKKLLDSWFTSTQEKKRK from the exons ATGGCGTCTCGGGCAGGCCCGCGAGCGGCCGGCACCGACGGCAGCGACTTTCAGCACCGGGAGCGCGTCGCCATGCACTACCAGATGAG TGTGACCCTCAAGTACGAAATCAAGAAGCTGATCTACGTGCATCTCGTCATATGGCTGCTGTTGGTGGCCAAGATGAGCGTGGGACACCTGAGGCTCTTGTCACATGATCAGGTGGCCATGCCCTATCAGTGGGAATATCCGTATTTGTTGAGCATTGTGCCCTCTGTCTTGGGCCTGCTCTCCTTCCCTCGGAACAACATTAGCTACCTGGTGCTCTCCATGATCAGCATGGGGCTCTTCTCCATCGCTCCCCTCATTTATGGCAGCATGGAGATGTTCCCTGCGGCACAGCAACTCTACCGCCATGGCAAGGCCTATCGCTTCCTGTTTGGTTTTTCTGCTGTCTCTGTCATGTACCTGGTGTTGGTACTGGCAGTCCAAGTTCATGCCTGGCAACTGTACTACAGCAAAAAACTCTTAGACTCTTGGTTCACCAGCACACAGGAGAAGAAACGGAAATGA
- the Jagn1 gene encoding protein jagunal homolog 1 isoform 2 (isoform 2 is encoded by transcript variant 2), which produces MSVGHLRLLSHDQVAMPYQWEYPYLLSIVPSVLGLLSFPRNNISYLVLSMISMGLFSIAPLIYGSMEMFPAAQQLYRHGKAYRFLFGFSAVSVMYLVLVLAVQVHAWQLYYSKKLLDSWFTSTQEKKRK; this is translated from the coding sequence ATGAGCGTGGGACACCTGAGGCTCTTGTCACATGATCAGGTGGCCATGCCCTATCAGTGGGAATATCCGTATTTGTTGAGCATTGTGCCCTCTGTCTTGGGCCTGCTCTCCTTCCCTCGGAACAACATTAGCTACCTGGTGCTCTCCATGATCAGCATGGGGCTCTTCTCCATCGCTCCCCTCATTTATGGCAGCATGGAGATGTTCCCTGCGGCACAGCAACTCTACCGCCATGGCAAGGCCTATCGCTTCCTGTTTGGTTTTTCTGCTGTCTCTGTCATGTACCTGGTGTTGGTACTGGCAGTCCAAGTTCATGCCTGGCAACTGTACTACAGCAAAAAACTCTTAGACTCTTGGTTCACCAGCACACAGGAGAAGAAACGGAAATGA
- the Il17re gene encoding interleukin-17 receptor E isoform 1 precursor (isoform 1 precursor is encoded by transcript variant 1) produces the protein MGSPRLAALLLSLPLLLIGLAVSARVACPCLRSWTSHCLLAYRVDKRFAGLQWGWFPLLVRKSKSPPKFEDYWRHRTPASFQRKLLGSPSLSEESHRISIPSSAISHRGQRTKRAQPSAAEGREHLPEAGSQKCGGPEFSFDLLPEVQAVRVTIPAGPKASVRLCYQWALECEDLSSPFDTQKIVSGGHTVDLPYEFLLPCMCIEASYLQEDTVRRKKCPFQSWPEAYGSDFWQSIRFTDYSQHNQMVMALTLRCPLKLEASLCWRQDPLTPCETLPNATAQESEGWYILENVDLHPQLCFKFSFENSSHVECPHQSGSLPSWTVSMDTQAQQLTLHFSSRTYATFSAAWSDPGLGPDTPMPPVYSISQTQGSVPVTLDLIIPFLRQENCILVWRSDVHFAWKHVLCPDVSHRHLGLLILALLALTALVGVVLVLLGRRLLPGSGRTRPVLLLHAADSEAQRRLVGALAELLRTALGGGRDVIVDLWEGTHVARIGPLPWLWAARERVAREQGTVLLLWNCAGPSTACSGDPQAASLRTLLCAAPRPLLLAYFSRLCAKGDIPRPLRALPRYRLLRDLPRLLRALDAQPATLASSWSHLGAKRCLKNRLEQCHLLELEAAKDDYQGSTNSPCGFSCL, from the exons ATGGGGAGCCCCAGACTGGCAGCCTTGCTCCTGTCTCTCCCGCTACTGCTCATCGGCCTCGCTGTGTCTGCTCGGgttgcctgcccctgcctgcgGAGTTGGACCAGCCACTGTCTCCTGGCCTACCGTGTG GATAAACGTTTTGCTG GCCTTCAGTGGGGCTGGTTCCCTCTCTTGGTGAGGAAATCTAAAAGTCCTCCTAAATTTGAAGACTATTGGAGGCACAGGACACCAGCATCCTTCCAG AGGAAGCTGCTAGGCAGCCCTTCCCTGTCTGAGGAAAGCCATCGAATTTCCATCCCCTCCTCAGCCATCTCCCACAGAGGCCAACGCACCAAAAGGGCCCAGCCTTCAGCTGCAGAAGGAAGAGAACATCTCCCTGAAGCAGGGTCACAAAAGTGTGGAG GACCTGAATTCTCCTTTGATTTGCTGCCCGAGGTGCAGGCTGTTCGGGTGACTATTCCTGCAGGCCCCAAGGCCAGTGTGCGCCTTTGTTATCAGTGGGCACTGGAATGTGAAGACTTGAGTAGCCCTTTTGATACCCAG AAAATTGTGTCTGGAGGCCACACTGTAGACCTGCCTTATGAATTCCTTCTGCCCTGCATGTGCATAGAG GCCTCCTACCTGCAAGAGGACACTGTGAGGCGCAAAAAGTGTCCCTTCCAGAGCTGGCCTGAAGCTT ATGGCTCAGACTTCTGGCAGTCAATACGCTTCACTGACTACAGCCAGCACAATCAGATGGTCATGGCTCTGACACTCCGCTGCCCACTGAAACTGGAGGCCTCCCTCTGCTGGAGGCAGGACCCACTCACACCCTGCGAAACCCTTCCCAACGCCACAGCACAGGAGTCAGAAGGA TGGTATATCCTGGAGAATGTGGACTTGCACCCCCAGCTCTGCTTTAAG TTCTCATTTGAAAACAGCAGCCACGTTGAATGTCCCCACCAGAGTG GCTCTCTCCCATCCTGGACTGTGAGCATGGATACCCAGGCCCAGCAGCTGACGCTTCACTTTTCTTCGAGGACATATGCCACCTTCAGTGCTGCCTGGAGTGACCCAGGTTTGGGGCCGGATACCCCCATGCCTCCTGTGTACAGCATCAGCCAG ACCCAGGGCTCAGTCCCAGTGACGCTAGACCTCATCATCCCCttcctgaggcaggagaattgcatcCTG gtgtggaggtcagatgtcCATTTTGCCTGGAAGCACGTCTTGTGTCCTGATG TCTCCCATAGACACCTCGGGCTCTTGATCCTGGCACTGCTGGCTCTCACCGCTCTAGTGGGTGTAGTTCTGGTCCTCCTCGGCCGGCGCCTACTGCCAG GCTCCGGTCGAACAAGGCCAGTTTTACTCCTACATGCAGCGGACTCAGAGGCACAGCGACGCCTGGTGGGAGCTTTGGCCGAACTGCTGCGGACGGCGCTGGGAGGTGGACGCGACGTGATCGTGGATCTCTGGGAAGGGACGCACGTAGCACGCATTGGACCACTGCCGTGGCTTTGGGCAGCGCGGGAGCGCGTGGCGCGGGAGCAGGGCACAGTGCTGCTCCTGTGGAACTGTGCGGGTCCCAGCACCGCCTGCAGCGGTGACCCGCAGGCTGCGTCCCTTCGCACCTTGTTGTGCGCTGCTCCACGTCCGCTGCTGCTCGCCTACTTCAGTCGCCTCTGCGCCAAAGGTGACATCCCCCGGCCGCTGCGCGCTCTGCCACGCTACCGCCTGCTTCGTGACCTGCCGCGCCTGctgagagcactggatgctcaGCCTGCCACCCTAGCCTCCAGCTGGAGTCACCTTGGGGCTAAGCGGTGCTTGAAAAACCGTCTGGAGCAGTGTCACCTGCTGGAACTTGAGGCTGCCAAAGATGACTACCAAGGCTCAACCAATAGTCCCTGTGGTTTCAGCTGTCTGTAG
- the Il17re gene encoding interleukin-17 receptor E isoform 4 precursor (isoform 4 precursor is encoded by transcript variant 5), with the protein MGSPRLAALLLSLPLLLIGLAVSARVACPCLRSWTSHCLLAYRVDKRFAGLQWGWFPLLVRKSKSPPKFEDYWRHRTPASFQRKLLGSPSLSEESHRISIPSSAISHRGQRTKRAQPSAAEGREHLPEAGSQKCGGPEFSFDLLPEVQAVRVTIPAGPKASVRLCYQWALECEDLSSPFDTQKIVSGGHTVDLPYEFLLPCMCIEASYLQEDTVRRKKCPFQSWPEAYGSDFWQSIRFTDYSQHNQMVMALTLRCPLKLEASLCWRQDPLTPCETLPNATAQESEGWYILENVDLHPQLCFKFSFENSSHVECPHQSGSLPSWTVSMDTQAQQLTLHFSSRTYATFSAAWSDPGLGPDTPMPPVYSISQTQGSVPVTLDLIIPFLRQENCILVWRSDVHFAWKHVLCPDDAPYPTQLLLRSLGSGRTRPVLLLHAADSEAQRRLVGALAELLRTALGGGRDVIVDLWEGTHVARIGPLPWLWAARERVAREQGTVLLLWNCAGPSTACSGDPQAASLRTLLCAAPRPLLLAYFSRLCAKGDIPRPLRALPRYRLLRDLPRLLRALDAQPATLASSWSHLGAKRCLKNRLEQCHLLELEAAKDDYQGSTNSPCGFSCL; encoded by the exons ATGGGGAGCCCCAGACTGGCAGCCTTGCTCCTGTCTCTCCCGCTACTGCTCATCGGCCTCGCTGTGTCTGCTCGGgttgcctgcccctgcctgcgGAGTTGGACCAGCCACTGTCTCCTGGCCTACCGTGTG GATAAACGTTTTGCTG GCCTTCAGTGGGGCTGGTTCCCTCTCTTGGTGAGGAAATCTAAAAGTCCTCCTAAATTTGAAGACTATTGGAGGCACAGGACACCAGCATCCTTCCAG AGGAAGCTGCTAGGCAGCCCTTCCCTGTCTGAGGAAAGCCATCGAATTTCCATCCCCTCCTCAGCCATCTCCCACAGAGGCCAACGCACCAAAAGGGCCCAGCCTTCAGCTGCAGAAGGAAGAGAACATCTCCCTGAAGCAGGGTCACAAAAGTGTGGAG GACCTGAATTCTCCTTTGATTTGCTGCCCGAGGTGCAGGCTGTTCGGGTGACTATTCCTGCAGGCCCCAAGGCCAGTGTGCGCCTTTGTTATCAGTGGGCACTGGAATGTGAAGACTTGAGTAGCCCTTTTGATACCCAG AAAATTGTGTCTGGAGGCCACACTGTAGACCTGCCTTATGAATTCCTTCTGCCCTGCATGTGCATAGAG GCCTCCTACCTGCAAGAGGACACTGTGAGGCGCAAAAAGTGTCCCTTCCAGAGCTGGCCTGAAGCTT ATGGCTCAGACTTCTGGCAGTCAATACGCTTCACTGACTACAGCCAGCACAATCAGATGGTCATGGCTCTGACACTCCGCTGCCCACTGAAACTGGAGGCCTCCCTCTGCTGGAGGCAGGACCCACTCACACCCTGCGAAACCCTTCCCAACGCCACAGCACAGGAGTCAGAAGGA TGGTATATCCTGGAGAATGTGGACTTGCACCCCCAGCTCTGCTTTAAG TTCTCATTTGAAAACAGCAGCCACGTTGAATGTCCCCACCAGAGTG GCTCTCTCCCATCCTGGACTGTGAGCATGGATACCCAGGCCCAGCAGCTGACGCTTCACTTTTCTTCGAGGACATATGCCACCTTCAGTGCTGCCTGGAGTGACCCAGGTTTGGGGCCGGATACCCCCATGCCTCCTGTGTACAGCATCAGCCAG ACCCAGGGCTCAGTCCCAGTGACGCTAGACCTCATCATCCCCttcctgaggcaggagaattgcatcCTG gtgtggaggtcagatgtcCATTTTGCCTGGAAGCACGTCTTGTGTCCTGATG ACGCCCCTTACCCTACTCAGCTGTTGCTCCGGTCCCTAGGCTCCGGTCGAACAAGGCCAGTTTTACTCCTACATGCAGCGGACTCAGAGGCACAGCGACGCCTGGTGGGAGCTTTGGCCGAACTGCTGCGGACGGCGCTGGGAGGTGGACGCGACGTGATCGTGGATCTCTGGGAAGGGACGCACGTAGCACGCATTGGACCACTGCCGTGGCTTTGGGCAGCGCGGGAGCGCGTGGCGCGGGAGCAGGGCACAGTGCTGCTCCTGTGGAACTGTGCGGGTCCCAGCACCGCCTGCAGCGGTGACCCGCAGGCTGCGTCCCTTCGCACCTTGTTGTGCGCTGCTCCACGTCCGCTGCTGCTCGCCTACTTCAGTCGCCTCTGCGCCAAAGGTGACATCCCCCGGCCGCTGCGCGCTCTGCCACGCTACCGCCTGCTTCGTGACCTGCCGCGCCTGctgagagcactggatgctcaGCCTGCCACCCTAGCCTCCAGCTGGAGTCACCTTGGGGCTAAGCGGTGCTTGAAAAACCGTCTGGAGCAGTGTCACCTGCTGGAACTTGAGGCTGCCAAAGATGACTACCAAGGCTCAACCAATAGTCCCTGTGGTTTCAGCTGTCTGTAG
- the Il17re gene encoding interleukin-17 receptor E isoform 3 precursor (isoform 3 precursor is encoded by transcript variant 4), with protein MGSPRLAALLLSLPLLLIGLAVSARVACPCLRSWTSHCLLAYRVDKRFAGLQWGWFPLLVRKSKSPPKFEDYWRHRTPASFQRKLLGSPSLSEESHRISIPSSAISHRGQRTKRAQPSAAEGREHLPEAGSQKCGGPEFSFDLLPEVQAVRVTIPAGPKASVRLCYQWALECEDLSSPFDTQKIVSGGHTVDLPYEFLLPCMCIEASYLQEDTVRRKKCPFQSWPEAYGSDFWQSIRFTDYSQHNQMVMALTLRCPLKLEASLCWRQDPLTPCETLPNATAQESEGWYILENVDLHPQLCFKFSFENSSHVECPHQSGSLPSWTVSMDTQAQQLTLHFSSRTYATFSAAWSDPGLGPDTPMPPVYSISQTQGSVPVTLDLIIPFLRQENCILVWRSDVHFAWKHVLCPDADSEAQRRLVGALAELLRTALGGGRDVIVDLWEGTHVARIGPLPWLWAARERVAREQGTVLLLWNCAGPSTACSGDPQAASLRTLLCAAPRPLLLAYFSRLCAKGDIPRPLRALPRYRLLRDLPRLLRALDAQPATLASSWSHLGAKRCLKNRLEQCHLLELEAAKDDYQGSTNSPCGFSCL; from the exons ATGGGGAGCCCCAGACTGGCAGCCTTGCTCCTGTCTCTCCCGCTACTGCTCATCGGCCTCGCTGTGTCTGCTCGGgttgcctgcccctgcctgcgGAGTTGGACCAGCCACTGTCTCCTGGCCTACCGTGTG GATAAACGTTTTGCTG GCCTTCAGTGGGGCTGGTTCCCTCTCTTGGTGAGGAAATCTAAAAGTCCTCCTAAATTTGAAGACTATTGGAGGCACAGGACACCAGCATCCTTCCAG AGGAAGCTGCTAGGCAGCCCTTCCCTGTCTGAGGAAAGCCATCGAATTTCCATCCCCTCCTCAGCCATCTCCCACAGAGGCCAACGCACCAAAAGGGCCCAGCCTTCAGCTGCAGAAGGAAGAGAACATCTCCCTGAAGCAGGGTCACAAAAGTGTGGAG GACCTGAATTCTCCTTTGATTTGCTGCCCGAGGTGCAGGCTGTTCGGGTGACTATTCCTGCAGGCCCCAAGGCCAGTGTGCGCCTTTGTTATCAGTGGGCACTGGAATGTGAAGACTTGAGTAGCCCTTTTGATACCCAG AAAATTGTGTCTGGAGGCCACACTGTAGACCTGCCTTATGAATTCCTTCTGCCCTGCATGTGCATAGAG GCCTCCTACCTGCAAGAGGACACTGTGAGGCGCAAAAAGTGTCCCTTCCAGAGCTGGCCTGAAGCTT ATGGCTCAGACTTCTGGCAGTCAATACGCTTCACTGACTACAGCCAGCACAATCAGATGGTCATGGCTCTGACACTCCGCTGCCCACTGAAACTGGAGGCCTCCCTCTGCTGGAGGCAGGACCCACTCACACCCTGCGAAACCCTTCCCAACGCCACAGCACAGGAGTCAGAAGGA TGGTATATCCTGGAGAATGTGGACTTGCACCCCCAGCTCTGCTTTAAG TTCTCATTTGAAAACAGCAGCCACGTTGAATGTCCCCACCAGAGTG GCTCTCTCCCATCCTGGACTGTGAGCATGGATACCCAGGCCCAGCAGCTGACGCTTCACTTTTCTTCGAGGACATATGCCACCTTCAGTGCTGCCTGGAGTGACCCAGGTTTGGGGCCGGATACCCCCATGCCTCCTGTGTACAGCATCAGCCAG ACCCAGGGCTCAGTCCCAGTGACGCTAGACCTCATCATCCCCttcctgaggcaggagaattgcatcCTG gtgtggaggtcagatgtcCATTTTGCCTGGAAGCACGTCTTGTGTCCTGATG CGGACTCAGAGGCACAGCGACGCCTGGTGGGAGCTTTGGCCGAACTGCTGCGGACGGCGCTGGGAGGTGGACGCGACGTGATCGTGGATCTCTGGGAAGGGACGCACGTAGCACGCATTGGACCACTGCCGTGGCTTTGGGCAGCGCGGGAGCGCGTGGCGCGGGAGCAGGGCACAGTGCTGCTCCTGTGGAACTGTGCGGGTCCCAGCACCGCCTGCAGCGGTGACCCGCAGGCTGCGTCCCTTCGCACCTTGTTGTGCGCTGCTCCACGTCCGCTGCTGCTCGCCTACTTCAGTCGCCTCTGCGCCAAAGGTGACATCCCCCGGCCGCTGCGCGCTCTGCCACGCTACCGCCTGCTTCGTGACCTGCCGCGCCTGctgagagcactggatgctcaGCCTGCCACCCTAGCCTCCAGCTGGAGTCACCTTGGGGCTAAGCGGTGCTTGAAAAACCGTCTGGAGCAGTGTCACCTGCTGGAACTTGAGGCTGCCAAAGATGACTACCAAGGCTCAACCAATAGTCCCTGTGGTTTCAGCTGTCTGTAG
- the Il17re gene encoding interleukin-17 receptor E isoform 2 (isoform 2 is encoded by transcript variant 2) — protein sequence MCIEASYLQEDTVRRKKCPFQSWPEAYGSDFWQSIRFTDYSQHNQMVMALTLRCPLKLEASLCWRQDPLTPCETLPNATAQESEGWYILENVDLHPQLCFKFSFENSSHVECPHQSGSLPSWTVSMDTQAQQLTLHFSSRTYATFSAAWSDPGLGPDTPMPPVYSISQTQGSVPVTLDLIIPFLRQENCILVWRSDVHFAWKHVLCPDVSHRHLGLLILALLALTALVGVVLVLLGRRLLPGSGRTRPVLLLHAADSEAQRRLVGALAELLRTALGGGRDVIVDLWEGTHVARIGPLPWLWAARERVAREQGTVLLLWNCAGPSTACSGDPQAASLRTLLCAAPRPLLLAYFSRLCAKGDIPRPLRALPRYRLLRDLPRLLRALDAQPATLASSWSHLGAKRCLKNRLEQCHLLELEAAKDDYQGSTNSPCGFSCL from the exons ATGTGCATAGAG GCCTCCTACCTGCAAGAGGACACTGTGAGGCGCAAAAAGTGTCCCTTCCAGAGCTGGCCTGAAGCTT ATGGCTCAGACTTCTGGCAGTCAATACGCTTCACTGACTACAGCCAGCACAATCAGATGGTCATGGCTCTGACACTCCGCTGCCCACTGAAACTGGAGGCCTCCCTCTGCTGGAGGCAGGACCCACTCACACCCTGCGAAACCCTTCCCAACGCCACAGCACAGGAGTCAGAAGGA TGGTATATCCTGGAGAATGTGGACTTGCACCCCCAGCTCTGCTTTAAG TTCTCATTTGAAAACAGCAGCCACGTTGAATGTCCCCACCAGAGTG GCTCTCTCCCATCCTGGACTGTGAGCATGGATACCCAGGCCCAGCAGCTGACGCTTCACTTTTCTTCGAGGACATATGCCACCTTCAGTGCTGCCTGGAGTGACCCAGGTTTGGGGCCGGATACCCCCATGCCTCCTGTGTACAGCATCAGCCAG ACCCAGGGCTCAGTCCCAGTGACGCTAGACCTCATCATCCCCttcctgaggcaggagaattgcatcCTG gtgtggaggtcagatgtcCATTTTGCCTGGAAGCACGTCTTGTGTCCTGATG TCTCCCATAGACACCTCGGGCTCTTGATCCTGGCACTGCTGGCTCTCACCGCTCTAGTGGGTGTAGTTCTGGTCCTCCTCGGCCGGCGCCTACTGCCAG GCTCCGGTCGAACAAGGCCAGTTTTACTCCTACATGCAGCGGACTCAGAGGCACAGCGACGCCTGGTGGGAGCTTTGGCCGAACTGCTGCGGACGGCGCTGGGAGGTGGACGCGACGTGATCGTGGATCTCTGGGAAGGGACGCACGTAGCACGCATTGGACCACTGCCGTGGCTTTGGGCAGCGCGGGAGCGCGTGGCGCGGGAGCAGGGCACAGTGCTGCTCCTGTGGAACTGTGCGGGTCCCAGCACCGCCTGCAGCGGTGACCCGCAGGCTGCGTCCCTTCGCACCTTGTTGTGCGCTGCTCCACGTCCGCTGCTGCTCGCCTACTTCAGTCGCCTCTGCGCCAAAGGTGACATCCCCCGGCCGCTGCGCGCTCTGCCACGCTACCGCCTGCTTCGTGACCTGCCGCGCCTGctgagagcactggatgctcaGCCTGCCACCCTAGCCTCCAGCTGGAGTCACCTTGGGGCTAAGCGGTGCTTGAAAAACCGTCTGGAGCAGTGTCACCTGCTGGAACTTGAGGCTGCCAAAGATGACTACCAAGGCTCAACCAATAGTCCCTGTGGTTTCAGCTGTCTGTAG